ACCAGCGGCGTCGGGGGTGCGCGAGAACGACCAGTAGAGGTTCGCGTAGCCGATCGACTGCTCGGGACTCACGGGCGACCCCCACTCCCGCATGTCCTCCGTGGTGTGGGCGTCGGCGACGAGCGTGACGTCGTAGCCTCGCGTCAGCGCTCCGTGCAGCGTCGAGCGGATGCAGGCGTCGGTCTGCGCGCCCGCGACGACCAGCCGGTCGACGCCGCGCTCGGCGAGCCGCTCTTCGAGGTCGGTGCCCTCGAAGGAGTCTCCGTAGATCTTGTCGACGCGCGCTTCCCCCTCCGCGGGGACGAGCTCGTCGACGAGCTGCCACTCCGGCGACCCCTTTTCGAGTTCGTTGTGGTCTTGCACCCACACGACGGGCACGCCGTCGGCACGGGCTCGCTCGACGAGCGCCGCGACGTTGCGCGTGACCGCCTCGACCTCGTAGTTGCCGGCGACCACACCGCGCTGCATGTCGATGACGACGAGCGCCGTAGCGTCACGGTCGGGGAATCTGCTCATGGCGACCTCCTGTGTCACCGACAGCCTGCCACCGGCCTCCGACACGCACGAGAGGGGCCTGGCGCTCAGCGCAGGGCGCGAGCGAGCACCCGGTCGCGCGGGGCGACGAACGTGCTCCGCCGACCGCGGGAGCGGCGGAGACGGGGCGCACGCCAGCGGCGCGCGATGGTGTCGAACAGTGCGGGCACGGCATCCCCTTTCCTCATCAGAGAGACGCGATCCCCGCCCATCTATGACGCGACTCGCGGTCCCTCTTCTGCGAAGAGGAGCGGGCGGCGCCGGGTGATACGTGGCCCCCTTGACCGACGCCGTCGCGAGCGGGACCATGAACGCGTCGCGCTCAATGGGGACCGCGACGGGATCAGATCTCCGGGGGGACGATCATGACCGACTCCGTTGCACACCCGAGTGGCGGCTTCCCCGCCGTGCGTCGACTGCTGGCGGCGGCCATCGCGGGCGCCTTCCTCTTCACGGCGGGCACCGCGATCGGAGGTCCACCGTCGCAGGCGGCCGAGCCGTCGGTGAGCTTCAGCGCCGCCGGCGACTACGGCATGAACGTCAACGGGGATGCCGTGCTGCGCGGCATGCGCGCGTCGGGCAACGATCTCACCCTCGCGCTCGGCGACATGCTCGGCGCGGGCGGGGTCACCGGCACCGAGCAGACCTTCTGTGACTACGTGGTGGAGCGGGTCGGCGCGGGGTACCCGTTCGAGCTCATCGCCGGCAACCACGACAACGGCAGCAACGGCAACATCAACGACTTCTCGGCGTGCCTGCCCAACCAGCTCCCCGGCCTGGTCGGCACCTATGGCCGGCAGTACTACGTCGACTATCCGCAGGACGACCCGCTCGTGCGCTTCGTCATGGTCTCGCCGAACATGGCCTTCAACGGCGCCTCGGCGTGGTTCTACGGCGCGGGCTCGGCGCGATACAACTGGACGGCGGCGGCCATCGACGGCGCGCGGGCTGCCGGCATCCCCTGGGTCGTCGCCGGCATGCACTACCAGTGCCTCTCGGTGGGGATGTACGCGTGCCCGATGGGGGCCGACCTCGCCGACCTCTTCGTCGCGAAGCGGGTCGATCTCGTGCTGACCGGGCACGAGCACCTCTACCAGCGCACGAAGCAGCTCGCCCACGGTGCCGGCTGTACGCGGTTGACCGTCGGCGGGTACGAGGCGGCGTGCGTCGTCGACGCGGACACGTCGCTCACGAAGGGGGCGGGCACCGTCTTCCTCACCGTCGGGCTGGGTGGCGTGCAGAACCGCACCGTCGACCAAGCGGATGCCGAGGCCCCCTACTTCGCGGCCCTCAGCGGCCAGAACCTCAACTCCTCGTACGGATTCCTCTCCGCGACGCTCACCGAGACGACGATGACCGCGCACTTCGAGAACGCCGTGGGGCCGTTCACCGACGCGTTCACGATCGGCGACGGCGCCGCGGTGCCCAACACCGCCCCCGTCGCGCGCGCCGACGTCACGTGCACCGCGCTCACGTGCGCCTACGACGGCCGCGCCTCCAGCGACGTCGACGGCACCGTGACGTCGTACGCGTGGACCTTCGGCGACGGGGATGCCGCGACCGGCGACCGCGGCTCGCACACCTACGCGGAGCCCGGCATCTACACCGTCTCGCTCACGGTCACCGACGACGACGGCGCCACTCATGCCACGAACCGCACCGTCACGGTCGCCGCGCCGGGGACGGCGACCGTGCGCGCGGCCGACGCGTTCGACCGCACCCTGAGCGGCTCCTGGGGACAGGCCGACGTCGGC
This genomic window from Candidatus Microbacterium phytovorans contains:
- a CDS encoding cysteine hydrolase family protein; translation: MSRFPDRDATALVVIDMQRGVVAGNYEVEAVTRNVAALVERARADGVPVVWVQDHNELEKGSPEWQLVDELVPAEGEARVDKIYGDSFEGTDLEERLAERGVDRLVVAGAQTDACIRSTLHGALTRGYDVTLVADAHTTEDMREWGSPVSPEQSIGYANLYWSFSRTPDAAGEVTPTAEVAFTR
- a CDS encoding PKD domain-containing protein; the encoded protein is MTDSVAHPSGGFPAVRRLLAAAIAGAFLFTAGTAIGGPPSQAAEPSVSFSAAGDYGMNVNGDAVLRGMRASGNDLTLALGDMLGAGGVTGTEQTFCDYVVERVGAGYPFELIAGNHDNGSNGNINDFSACLPNQLPGLVGTYGRQYYVDYPQDDPLVRFVMVSPNMAFNGASAWFYGAGSARYNWTAAAIDGARAAGIPWVVAGMHYQCLSVGMYACPMGADLADLFVAKRVDLVLTGHEHLYQRTKQLAHGAGCTRLTVGGYEAACVVDADTSLTKGAGTVFLTVGLGGVQNRTVDQADAEAPYFAALSGQNLNSSYGFLSATLTETTMTAHFENAVGPFTDAFTIGDGAAVPNTAPVARADVTCTALTCAYDGRASSDVDGTVTSYAWTFGDGDAATGDRGSHTYAEPGIYTVSLTVTDDDGATHATNRTVTVAAPGTATVRAADAFDRTLSGSWGQADVGGAWSSHSALSVAGGSGTISSAVGAVPSTTLTAVSAADVDLRTSFVLDKIPVGGSTGTTVSTFIRRTADGRYWAKIRVAPGGAVYLTLSRVTAGGAQTSIASETRITGLTLTAGTPLNLRFTASGAAPTQLSARVWTGATEPSTWQRTATDATAGLQGAGSLGFEVYTSTSVTNGPVRVSIPDLRVIDSTP